A DNA window from Arachis hypogaea cultivar Tifrunner chromosome 18, arahy.Tifrunner.gnm2.J5K5, whole genome shotgun sequence contains the following coding sequences:
- the LOC140181402 gene encoding uncharacterized protein: protein MGATPFHHSILEVRLPKHFDKPTDMKYDGTQDPQEHLTAFEARMNLEGVGDEVRCYAFPVTLAGPAIHLFNALPQGLVTTFGEITHAFLAQFTTRIAKAMHPINLLGVTQRVGEPTRKYLDKFNDDCLKIDGLTDSVASLCLTNGLLNEDFRKHLTTKPVWTMQEIQNVAREYINDEEVSQVVAANKRQPTNNQARQPDFFDLKDALEQAIREGKLAEFSPLIREPRRQERDRTNNDKSCTVKKRQEPEEGDKHGLTVVNVVVGRDSAPRSKSTSRKDAKVLAMSSSSHTPTSNRIPSISFGPEDIWFDDLMENPPMVITARVGTGLVKRILVDTGVDSNIIFCNVFDALGLCDTDLKTHQHGVVGLGDKFIKPDGVVSLPVSIGGGQGKRSVMAEFVVLRDSTAYNLILGRKTINEFRAVISTKLLMMKFVADDGSVASIRGDLETAVACNNASLSLRKKSKEASGVFLADLDARVDDKPRPEPEGDLEKFKVGNSEDKFTFVNKNLPHELKGPLVEMIRANSDLFAWTPADMPGIDPQIMSHHLAVKTEAKPVAQRRRRKMSKERAEEVARQTASLLEASFIQELDYSTWLSNVVLVKKPNGRWRMCVDYSDLNKACPKDSFPLPNNDALVDVAAGYQYLCFMDAYSGYNQILMHRPDEEKTALITPEGTYCYKVMPFGMKNSGATYQRLMNKIFRDLIGKTVEVYVDDILVKTTKAENLISNLETVFASLQRHDMRLNSLKCAFAMEAGKFLGFMITQRGVEANPEKCEAILQMKSPGCVKDVQRLAGRLTAVSRFLRASATKALPFFNLMKKGIAFEWTPACEEAFKHFKEILSAPPVLGKPKNGEALYLYLAITDEALAATLVREEGKIQQPIYFISKTLQGAELRYSKLERLAYALLSSSRRLRQYFQGNQVIVRTDQAIQQVLQKPDLAGKMMTWAIELSQYDLQYESRHAIKAQAMVDFLVKVTGSLLEEPSTRWKLHVNGAYQARDSLLQKYLEKVRKLSEEFDEVTVHHIPRERNTRADLLSKLVSTKPGTGNRSLIQGLVKELTVTLHVTQVTDPPSWMNPIMDLLEKGILLEHDKTENALRREVAKYAIIQGQLFKKWLSQPLLKCLRPNQTDYVLSEVHEGCCGHHIGGNALARKLVRAGYYWPSIMADSKEFVK, encoded by the exons ATGGGAGCAACCCCATTCCATCACTCTATCCTCGAAGTCCGGCTACCGAAGCACTTTGATAAGCCGACGGACATGAAGTACGATGGAACCCAAGACCCACAAGAGCACctgacggcctttgaggccaggatgaatctGGAGGGGGTGGGCGACGAAGTGAGATGTTACGCCTTCCCCGTCACCCTAGCAGGCCCAGCGATACATTTGTTCAACGCCCTCCCCCAAGGCTTAGTGACGACCTTCGGGGAAATCACCCATGCTTTCCTAGCCCAGTTCACTACACGTATTGCAAAGGCAATGCATCCAATAAACCTGCTAGGGGTAACCCAGAGAGTCGGCGAACCGACTAGGAAGTACCTAGATAAGTTCAATGATGATTGCTTGAAAATTGACGGCCtaaccgactcggtggccagCCTATGTCTGACGAATGGATTATTAAATGAGGACTTCAGGAAGCATCTTACTACCAAGCCCGTGTGGACTATGCAAGAGATCCAAAACGTGGCTCGAGAGTACATTAATGATGAAGAGGTCAGCCAGGTCGTGGCGGCCAATAAGCGGCAGCCCACTAATAACCAAGCTCGACAACCG GACTTCTTTGATCTGAAAGACGCCCTGGAGCAGGCGATCCGAGAAGGCAAGCTGGCAGAATTCTCCCCTCTCATAAGGGAACCTAGGAGACAGGAACGCGACCGAACCAACAACGACAAGAGCTGTACCGTGAAGAAGAGGCAAGAGCCCGAGGAGGGCGATAAGCACGGTCTCACTGTCGTGAACGTCGTTGTTGGGAGAGACTCGGCCCCTAGGTCCAAGTCAACCAGCAGGAAAGATGCCAAGGTTTTAGCCATGTCCTCGTCCAGCCACACCCCCACATCCAATAGGATACCCTCCATATCATTTGGGCCTGAGGACATATGGTTCGACGACCTGATGGAGAACCCACCCATGGTAATCACGGCTAGAGTCGGAACGGGCCTAGTAAAGCGGATCCTAGTGGACACAGGGGTGGATTCGAACATAATATTCTGCAATGTGTTTGATGCCTTGGGCCTCTGTGATACCGATCTGAAGACCCACCAACATGGTGTGGTCGGCTTGGGCGACAAATTCATCAAACCCGATGGGGTAGTCTCCTTGCCAGTATCCATAGGAGGAGGACAAGGAAAGAGGTCGGTAATGGCGGAGTTCGTGGTCTTGAGagactccacagcctacaacCTCATCCTGGGAAGAAAGACTATCAACGAATTCAGAGCGGTGATCTCAACAAAGCTACTAATGATGAAGTTTGTTGCTGATGATGGATCGGTGGCATCCATAAGGGGAGATTTGGAAACGGCGGTCGCTTGCAACAATGCCAGTCTCTCCTTGAGGAAAAAGTCCAAAGAAGCTTCCGGGGTCTTCCTAGCCGACTTGGACGCACGGGTCGACGACAAGCCAAGGCCAGAACCTGAGGGAGACCTTGAAAAGTTCAAGGTTGGCAACTCAGAAGATAAGTTCACCTTCGTGAACAAGAACCTCCCCCATGAATTAAAGGGACCGTTAGTGGAGATGATCCGAGCAAACAGCGACCTGTTCGCTTGGACCCCTGCCGATATGCCGGGGATCGACCCCCAGATCATGTCGCACCACCTTGCCGTAAAGACGGAAGCTAAGCCAGTGgcgcagaggaggaggaggaaaatgTCTAAAGAAAGGGCcgaggaggtggccaggcaaaCGGCCAGCCTACTAGAAGCCAGTTTCATCCAGGAACTGGATTACTCGACGTGGCTGTCAAATGTGGTCCTAGTCAAAAAACCCAACGGGaggtggaggatgtgcgtcgattactcTGACCTTAACAAGGCCTGCCCTAAGGACTCTTTCCCACTTCCCAACAATGATGCTCTCGTTGACGTGGCCGCGGGGTACCAGTATTTGtgttttatggacgcatactcggggtacaatCAGATACTGATGCACCGACCGGACGAAGAGAAGACGGCGTTAATAACTCCAGAAGGAACATATTGTTACAAGGTGATGCCGTTTGGCATGAAAAATTCGGGCGCCACATACCAAAGACTCATGAACAAGATATTCAGAGATCTTATTGGCAAAACGGTGGAGGTTTACGTGGATGACATCCTAGTAAAAACCACCAAGGCTGAAAACCTCATCAGCAATCTGGAAACTGTATTCGCCTCTCTTCAGCGACACGACATGAGACTTAACTCGCTCAAGTGCGCCTTCGCCATGGAGGCCgggaagttcttaggcttcatgataacccaaagagggGTAGAGGCCAACCCAGAAAAGTGCGAGGCAATCTTACAAATGAAGAGCCCAGGATGTGTGAAAGACGTCCAGAGGTTGGCGGGAAGGCTCACTGCAGTATCTCGGTTTCTTAGGGCCTCGGCTACCAAGGCTTTGCCGTTCTTTAACCTAATGAAAAAGGGAATAGCGTTTGAATGGACGCCGGCATGTGAAGAGGCCTTCAAGCACTTCAAAGAGATACTCTCGGCGCCACCTGTCCTCGGGAAGCCTAAGAATGGAGAGGCGCTATACTTGTACTTGGCAATAACTGACGAGGCTTTGGCGGCAACCCTGGTGCGAGAAGAGGGAAAAATTCAGCAACCGATCTACTTCATAAGTAAGACGTTGCAAGGGGCAGAGTTGAGGTACAGTAAGCTGGAGAGGTTAGCATACGCACTCCTAAGCTCTTCCCGCAGGCTGCGACAGTACTTTCAAGGAAACCAGGTGATCGTCAGAACGGACCAGGCAATCCAACAGGTACTTCAGAAACCCGACTTGGCGGGCAAGATGATGACCTGGGCAATAGAACTGTCTCAATACGACTTGCAATACGAATCCCGGCACGCGATCAAGGCCCAGGCCATGGTTGACTTCTTGGTCAAAGTAACGGGAAGTCTCCTCGAAGAACCgagcacacggtggaagctccac GTTAATGGGGCATACCAAGCCAGAGATTCTCTATTGCAGAAATATCTGGAGAAAGTTAGAAAACTGAGTGAAGAGTTTGACGAGGTAACGGTTCATCACATACCAAGAGAAAGGAACACCCGAGCGGACCTCTTATCGAAGTTAGTAAGCACCAAACCAGGAACCGGGAACCGATCTCTGATACAAGGCTTAGTAAAGGAACTGACGGTGACCCTGCATGTGACGCAGGTAACTGACCCTCCATCCTGGATGAACCCAATCATGGATTTATTGGAAAAGGGGATACTCCTCGAGCACGACAAAACGGAAAATGCGTTAAGAAGAGAAGTGGCCAAGTATGCGATAATACAAGGCCAATTGTTCAAAAAATGGCTCAGCCAACCCCTATTGAAATGCCTACGCCCCAACCAAACAGACTACGTATTAAGCGAGGTCCACGAGGGATGTTGTGGCCACCACATTGGTGGAAATGCCTTAGCTAGAAAGCTTGTCAGGGCTGGTTATTATTGGCCCTCAATAATGGCGGATTCGAAAGAGTTTGTGAAGTAG